The Lycium barbarum isolate Lr01 chromosome 11, ASM1917538v2, whole genome shotgun sequence genome contains the following window.
CAATAAAGTTTTCACTTGACAATCAATAGATCAGCCGATCCGTATGAGTATTTTATTTCAAAAGACAAGTCATTTAAATATAACTTTATTTTTCTATTATTAAAGTTATATAATCCCACAAAATTTCTtaaatataattttattattctggaaattcatatgaaaaatattaaggTACAATTTGACCTCAAAAGAAATACTTTATCTTTAAGTGTAATTATTGAATGATTCCAATGAGTATTACTATCAATAtccattattttcttttatgAGGTTTTTTGTTCTTTAAAATTTTGCCTTAAAATTTGATCATGTAACGGCAATATCACTTGATTCTTTATCTTGAAATCATCAATTGATTGCCTATATGAAATTTTTTGGTCACAAGAGTTCCAAAAGAAGGTAAGGAAGAGGAGTCCCACCAGAGAAATTGAAAAACTAAAGTTTCCTGAAGAAATAACTTTTTCCTTAAATGTTTATTATTCATATATGGGAGAGGAAAGGGAAAATGAGGAGAGAATTGATCCAAACCACATTTTCACATAACAACTATGTAGTTGAAAGAGGACGCATAAACAAACAGTACTCCTTTAAATTTTGATAAACCAAAAGTGATAATGCATCTGTAGATTTTTCATGACTGATTACTTTTGTCAAGTTTATCTTTATTTACTGTCTGTGTTTTATTGAGTTGAAATGGGtcagagatgaagaagaaattaaTTTTGTTATTACATGGTTCATATATATCTATTTCTCTTATCTCTCCGCTCTTTTTTTTAAACGAtctgcgcatcgcgcgggtacttaTACTAGTTTCTTATTAAAAATCGGGAAAAACTTGCCTTTAACAAGCTATAATGATCGCCCGAATTTCTAATCAAATCCTGATGAATTGCTAGGATTTTAAGATAATAATtctaactatatagaagagccggttgggctccttttttgtcgtccgttgtgggccccataaattaaaaaaaaaattgtgggccccatatatattaaacaacaactaaaataaaataaaaaatttatgggccccatatatattaaaaacaacaactaatattaaaaaaaaattatgggccccatattaaacaccaaccaaagaaaaaaagtggaactcaccacatccaaactcacggaaaaaaaaaagtggaccaaaagtggaccccatattaacaaaatcaagcaatattaaaaaaaaaagtgaatcccatactaaaaaaacaaacaatgttaaaaaaaaataattgtgggccccatattaaacaccaaccagtattaaacaaaaagggaagaaaaaaaagtggaacccaccacatccaaactcacgggaaaaaaaaaagtggacctcatattaacaaaatcaagcaatattaaaaaaaaaaatgaatcccatattaaaaaaacaaacaatgttaaaaaaaaacaagtgcttagaaaatcaaacaattaaatcaataatgatggattcattgccacctgcgtatcaacccattagtgggagcaaatgaaattattgtacaacaacatacttaaaatacttacatattaaaataagatataatttaattactttttcattttttccttactctaataaatgtgaaaagagattaatgtcacaaaagaaaaaataatattaaatggagatcaaataattaataaggtaaattagtgaaattctaattctaattgacgtttccttaaaaaaccgtgtaaaaaacaacatgacaagtaaaatgagttaaacaaaaaatatttactaaaaattaaaaaatagaagttcttcatttaaatagaaaatcaaatttctactttgtttcattttaaacatgtaaaattactataataatttgaattagaattatccaaatcaaaatttgataaaaaaattatatgcattactttactattactactatatagaagagccggtttatagaggcagGTCGTCGTCCATGTTCGgtcctatttttttatttaagggtaaaaaaatcctttgtggtcccacccacttttttatttaagggcaaaaaaatgacattttatattttatattaccaactcttctaaaaagtagatagaaatactttattatatttctatttttctactatataaaaatatcggtttacccatgcttcgtcgacagtcactcttaaaaaaaaaaagggtggacctcaccctctccaaactcataaaaaaaaaagtggaccccaccctctccaaactcatgaaaaaaaagtggactccatattaaaaaaagaaaagaaaaaaggcaacgtaaaaaaaaaacgtgcaccccatatattaaaaaatcaaacaatattcatataattcccaaagtatccccatcaagtcaataatagtggattcattgccacatgcatattaacccattagtgagagcaaatgaaattattgcacagcaaaaaacatggaccccatattattacttttcttcaaaatatttaattgctgtatttgctattccgccatgtcattcaTTTGTTATgcttactaaaataaatatacttaaaatatatatatttaaaaaataagatacaatttaattactttttttatttttattcttactctaataaatgtgaaaagagattaatatcaaatgaagatcaaataatgaatgaggtaaattagtcaaattataattcgaATTCacttttccttaaaaaaccatgcaaaagacaacatgacaagtaaaatgagttaaaccgagaatatttaccaaaaaataaaaaatagcatttcttcgtttaaatagaaaattaatttctactttgtttcgttttaaacatgtaaaattaatttaataatttgaattagaattattcaaatcaaaatttgataaaaaataataagtattttacgctttaaattaattgaattaaaattgaaagtatcaactgatgcttaaatattgctattattttatctcaaagagaggaaaatagttttcttttaaacaagtcttctcttttaaaaagtattaataaattttcgtagcaaacacgaataaaataaagttttagatacgaagcacaaactacaatgttatattaatcatactttgaacatagtatatatatatatatatatatatatattatcactatctaaacacaactacatatacatagatacactataattcgAAGTGTTGGGCCAGTGCGCGGCATAGGACATCTAGTATTAATATTAACCATTTGGTTGGGACCTATGCCTCTGTTTCGGGGCATGGTTTTTCTAATTACGAGCCAAGTGTGCCGGCAAGTTATATACGGCATATTCCAAAAATACAATAAAAAGGTCAAATTAATCGTTGTATTATCCCATAGAATACTTTTATGCATCTAAAGTTAGCATGCGTAGAGAGTGCTCAAACTCCTCTCCTATGTTATCTTGAGAACCAAACATTCACATGTATTTTAGGACGTACTTAGGTGCAGTGCATAAGAATAAAAATCAGAAAAGAAAAGTGACAAGATTCTAATAGTTATGTGCTAGAACTAGGCAAAGTTCCACATCCAAAATTAAACCTTGTACAATTTTGATTGAGTTATGTCGATTGTAGCATATTTTGTTCATACTCAAATTTAGGACTGTACTAAGTTTATCTTCAACTTCCCGTTTTGTTTTATTCCTGATTTTACAGTAACATCACCAAATCAGGGACGTATCCATTTAAGAAAGATTCCATTTGCTGAATGGATATTTACGTATTTGGGAGCTTAAATGAGTGTTCAAATTCATATTACCTCTAGATCCGCTTCCAAACTTATTAAACGAATAATAATAGCTAAATGATGTTAATTAAGTATATATGGTGAAATGATGCAAAGCAAAATGTACTAGGATTGCAGGATTGCAGAAGTATTTCTATGCAGTAATTTATGTGCTAGgcaatttaacctcaagttaaAATTACAGAAATAACACTAATTTATGTACTAGGCAATTCAATTGGGACCCCAACAGCTCAAGTACATGACTTTCCTCAGAGACTCTTCAGATTGCTTCGACTTTCTTTGGGTTCTCAAAGAAGAAGACTGAGAAGAAAACTTCTTGGCCTGTGAATATGACCTTATATTGTTCTTGGCATGTTGATGTATTGTTTTTATGGTATAGTTCCACCTACAAAGTCCTTGATCTTTCAATGCCTCTACTACTCCCACGCTTACTGCTGCAACCCATGCCCTGCTTGTTGAACTCATTTTCTAATTTAATCTTGATTTCTTGAAGCTCTTGGCTATGTTTATGAAGTTTAAATTTCCTTAAGAAGGCTAGTGCTTTTGTAAGGGACTTTGATGTTGTGTTGGTTGAATTCTCAGGGATTTGTTGCTTCTGTATATATAGGTAAGTGACTCGACAAAACTAGAGGCTTTTGGTTTTGAATTCTTGTGGTTTTGGAGCATGGTTTTCTAAAATTTCAGTTACGAGTGTGGCTGTGGATGTACATTTCTGCCCTCACATATAATTTTTCATGAGGAAAATTTTGAGGGTGTAGTTGGTATTTCAAGTATTACTGCTTGAGATTGTACGGAGAGTCGGCTGGTTGAAGTAGTGCAGTACACAGACTTTTGGAATATTGTTGGATTATTATTGAAGACGGGAAGAATGATTGTGTGCTGATGTGCATAATGTCAAATTACTTGAACAATAAAGATATATGCACACGGATAGGCTTAGATTAATGAAAGCCCACTTGATGAGCATAAACGATGggaatttatttttgaaaatgaAACCACATAAATGTTGGAGTTACTTGCTTCAAAGTATCACGTGAAACTCACACGGTTGAACAATTTAACGTTGTTATATGTATAGTTTTTGAGCATATTCAGGGTCGATTCGACATGGCTAATATTCACAAGCATCAAATTACGCCACTTGACTTAATATCAAGCTAGACTACctccttttaatataatatagattatGAAAAAGGCAACATTAAAAGTCCATATTCTTCCTAATTAGGATGTCTAGCTAGAGGACAATAAAAGGAATTTTTGACTGAAGTAAGCTATTTATTATATAAGAcaattcaccaaaataatacattttttaaaaaatttacagAACTAGATTAAATGTATTCCTGAGTAACGTATTaggtattattttattcaaaaaaattGAACGGGCAAAAAATCCAGGGGTTAACGGCGTTAAAAGATAATTCGTTACTGTGAGTAACGTATTAGTCATAATACGTTACTCACAGTAACGAATTTAGAGAATTCATGTACGGGCAATCCTTCTACGTAATTTGACATTGATTGATCTAAAAGTCGTAACTCGCAGTTACGATTTCAGCATAAAACGTAACTGACAGTTACGTTTCTACTGAAACTAGGCACGGGCAATCGAATCTTGCAGAGAATCCTGCAAATTGGGAATCCTTCTGATtgatttgactataaaacgtGATCTACAGTTACGTTTTAATTGTAAAACGTGACACACAATAAAGACACACTGCTAAAGTCCCTCTTCCTCATACTTTTCGTACAAACCACAGATCATTATAAAATATAGTGTATGAAACGAatgttcaaacacattccaacaatTTTTTAGCAAAGCTTCTACTTGTGTGGCCTATTGTTGGAACAACATTAAAAAATTCAACAGGTATGAGTTAATTAAGTCCAATATGTTGTAATATGTTAAAATAAAACtatagttttaatttatttttctgttATATTAATAATAAGAAGTGTCTTATTTGCCCGTGTAGGAGTAAAGATGGCCAATTTTGAACATAATGTGATGGTTGCTTTGTATTGGGGTGGCGAAATAATTACTGAAATGAACAGATTCAGGTATACTGAAGGTGCCAAAATGATTGCTAGCATGTTTATTTCAACGAACTATGCTGAATTGGTTGAACTATTGCATGAGAAAATGGGGACAAATAGTGAAAATATTCAAATCGATATTTCTGGAAAATATCCATGCTCATTTCAAGGTAACAATACAAGGTTCATTGAGTTTAAAATTGAGAATGACCAGTTCTTGCTACAATTTTTCGCCATACCGCAAAAATTTGTGGATAAgatcgatataaatattttggagaTTTATGTAAAGACCAAACTACCAAATCAAAATAATGTATTTCAAATGAGTGGTCAGCATGGTTATCACATGAATTTTTTGGCTCAAAATTATGGATTTGCTATGGCCAGTCAGCCTCATTTTGCAGAACCGATTATTCAACCATCATTCCAGCAATTGACGATGCACGACAATCCAAATTTCTATAATCAATCTCACACCAATGTGTCATCATATAGTGCGACACATGGTTTCCGTCAATCATTTGGTGCAGGTCCTAGCACGCATGGTCATCAATCATTTGATGAAGG
Protein-coding sequences here:
- the LOC132617652 gene encoding uncharacterized protein LOC132617652, with the protein product MSSTSRAWVAAVSVGVVEALKDQGLCRWNYTIKTIHQHAKNNIRSYSQAKKFSSQSSSLRTQRKSKQSEESLRKVMYLSCWGPN